A stretch of the Parabacteroides timonensis genome encodes the following:
- a CDS encoding HU family DNA-binding protein, whose amino-acid sequence MVDVVLDAMAEGLSDGEGITLQGFDSFRPWAQSQRLGRNPRTGESCQITS is encoded by the coding sequence ATGGTGGATGTTGTATTGGATGCTATGGCGGAAGGGTTAAGCGACGGGGAAGGGATAACCCTGCAGGGCTTTGATTCTTTTCGTCCGTGGGCGCAAAGTCAGCGGCTGGGACGAAATCCCCGCACGGGAGAAAGCTGCCAGATAACTTCCTGA